The following are encoded together in the Pseudomonadota bacterium genome:
- a CDS encoding type II toxin-antitoxin system Phd/YefM family antitoxin: MNISKDIKPITYLKSKTADLLKQINETHCPVIITQNGEPRAVLQDPISYENMRNALGMLKIISIGEEEIKNNKVKTQREVFKNLEKILKEHETKI, from the coding sequence ATGAATATTTCAAAAGATATAAAACCTATAACCTATCTTAAATCAAAAACTGCTGATCTATTAAAGCAAATAAATGAAACGCATTGCCCTGTAATCATCACGCAAAATGGAGAGCCCAGAGCAGTCCTTCAAGACCCTATAAGTTATGAAAATATGCGCAATGCTTTGGGGATGTTAAAGATTATATCAATAGGAGAAGAGGAAATTAAAAATAACAAAGTCAAAACCCAGAGGGAAGTATTTAAAAATTTAGAAAAAATATTAAAAGAACATGAAACAAAAATATAA